One window of the Myxococcales bacterium genome contains the following:
- a CDS encoding class I SAM-dependent methyltransferase, whose amino-acid sequence MTTRPINTENQTTPAGFIPALRFHALTRLYDPVVRLTTRELTIKRRLVAGLGQGVQSVLDLGSGTGTLLSLVRSAYPGAKLVGLDADPRIIALARAKVASDVELVHGDATNPPFDPGSFDRVVSSLVLHHLTREQKLRALSAASALLKYDGELHIADWSFPHDVVMRGMFLVVQLLDGFETTRDNVCGDLPDLIREAGFGDVVETYRQRTPFGSMAIYRARSRAAGGEAR is encoded by the coding sequence ATGACCACTCGACCCATAAACACTGAAAACCAGACCACCCCGGCCGGGTTCATTCCCGCGCTGCGGTTTCACGCGCTCACGCGCCTCTACGACCCGGTGGTGCGTCTCACCACCCGTGAACTCACGATCAAGAGGCGCCTCGTCGCAGGGCTCGGCCAAGGCGTTCAGAGCGTCCTCGATCTGGGGAGCGGAACTGGAACGTTGCTCAGTCTCGTTCGGTCCGCGTACCCGGGAGCCAAACTGGTCGGACTCGATGCGGATCCGCGCATCATCGCCCTAGCGAGAGCAAAGGTGGCGAGCGATGTCGAACTCGTCCACGGCGACGCGACGAATCCTCCATTCGATCCTGGTTCCTTCGATCGCGTGGTGTCGAGCCTCGTGCTCCACCATCTGACCCGGGAACAAAAGCTGCGGGCGCTCTCCGCAGCAAGCGCGCTACTGAAATACGACGGTGAGCTTCACATCGCCGACTGGTCTTTCCCACACGACGTCGTCATGCGGGGCATGTTTCTCGTCGTGCAGCTCCTCGATGGCTTCGAGACCACGCGCGACAACGTGTGCGGAGACTTGCCAGACCTGATTCGCGAGGCTGGTTTCGGTGACGTCGTCGAGACCTATCGGCAGCGGACGCCATTTGGCTCCATGGCCATCTACCGCGCGCGCTCCCGAGCGGCGGGCGGAGAAGCAAGATGA
- a CDS encoding efflux RND transporter periplasmic adaptor subunit translates to MSEAMMNRLKKLLVRIREGMRPQVGRAGLLLLGFLIASVLFAVRSCSEPKPHDDHRATPAASSSEQTIWTCSMHPQIRQPEPGQCPICGMDLIPVTSGDNAGASSPTRIVLSDRARALARLRTVPVRRRADASGQLRLLGRIDANETTLKTITAWTGGRIDRLHVNVTGERVRAGQVIATLYSPEVFAAHQDLLVAKRQVERMAQSPDSSRRAAAAALDAARERLRLLGVPDDELARMERQERPTRAVAIRTPFAGTVIERIATEGAYVSTGTPLYRLANLSTLWLQLDAYESDLSGVALEDSVRVMVDALPGEDFEGKVAFIDPTIDPRTRTARVRVVLDNAEGRLRPGMFAQATVATGAVADGRNPLVVPATAPLFTGRRAILYVEVRDGDRTAYEARTVRLGPRLGDFYPVVAGLSEGERVVSRGAFALDADLQIRGGASMMTSPDDSAEGVWDAAIELSAGQRGQLAPIVTAYLAVQEALAADSLSEAKAGAERLIAAIATVSFERSREAAAAWAEVSAGLGQHGRHVRMATDLEGARSGFEGLSQEVEVLLRRFGNPLDTPLNVAFCPMAVGSEGASWVQRGTEIENSYFGASMRDCGEIQHQVPAGSFLSPPADSSATRQAPAPAGGHQH, encoded by the coding sequence ATGAGTGAAGCCATGATGAACCGTCTCAAAAAGTTGCTCGTGAGAATCCGAGAGGGGATGAGGCCACAGGTTGGAAGGGCGGGACTCTTGCTTCTTGGATTCCTCATTGCTTCCGTCCTATTTGCCGTTCGTTCTTGCTCCGAGCCAAAACCGCACGATGACCACCGGGCCACGCCGGCCGCGAGCAGCAGCGAGCAGACCATCTGGACGTGCTCGATGCATCCCCAGATCCGCCAGCCCGAGCCAGGGCAGTGTCCGATCTGCGGCATGGATCTGATTCCAGTCACATCAGGCGACAACGCGGGGGCCAGTAGCCCCACGCGCATCGTGCTTTCGGACCGAGCTCGGGCCCTTGCAAGGCTGCGAACGGTGCCCGTACGTCGTCGCGCAGACGCGTCGGGTCAACTGCGACTGCTCGGGCGCATTGACGCGAACGAAACGACGTTGAAAACGATCACCGCGTGGACGGGCGGCCGCATCGATCGGTTGCATGTCAACGTGACCGGCGAGCGTGTTCGCGCGGGCCAAGTCATCGCGACGCTGTACAGTCCCGAGGTTTTCGCAGCGCACCAGGACTTGCTCGTAGCAAAGCGACAGGTTGAGCGCATGGCGCAAAGCCCGGACTCATCGCGCCGTGCTGCGGCGGCGGCTCTCGATGCCGCGCGCGAGCGACTTCGTCTCCTCGGCGTTCCCGACGATGAGCTGGCCCGCATGGAAAGGCAGGAACGACCGACACGGGCGGTGGCGATTCGCACGCCATTCGCAGGCACGGTGATCGAACGAATAGCCACCGAGGGTGCGTATGTTTCAACTGGGACGCCGCTCTACCGGCTCGCCAACTTGAGCACGCTGTGGCTGCAGCTCGATGCCTATGAGAGTGACCTGTCAGGGGTTGCCCTCGAAGACTCCGTGCGGGTCATGGTGGATGCCCTGCCGGGAGAGGACTTCGAAGGCAAGGTGGCGTTCATCGATCCAACGATCGATCCGCGAACCAGGACTGCGCGTGTTCGCGTCGTGCTGGACAACGCCGAGGGACGCCTGCGGCCCGGGATGTTTGCCCAGGCCACGGTGGCGACGGGTGCGGTGGCAGATGGAAGAAACCCCCTGGTGGTGCCGGCCACAGCCCCGCTGTTCACGGGCCGGAGGGCGATACTCTACGTGGAGGTACGGGACGGCGACCGCACCGCCTACGAGGCCCGGACGGTGCGGCTCGGGCCTCGACTCGGAGACTTCTATCCCGTGGTGGCGGGACTTTCCGAGGGCGAGCGCGTAGTTTCGCGCGGGGCATTCGCGCTCGACGCCGACCTCCAGATTCGCGGCGGAGCGAGCATGATGACGTCCCCGGACGACAGCGCGGAGGGAGTGTGGGACGCGGCGATTGAGCTGAGCGCTGGGCAGCGTGGACAGCTGGCCCCGATCGTAACCGCCTACTTGGCCGTTCAGGAAGCACTCGCCGCCGACAGCCTGTCCGAGGCGAAAGCCGGAGCCGAGCGCTTGATAGCCGCGATTGCCACTGTGAGCTTCGAGCGCTCGCGAGAAGCTGCGGCAGCTTGGGCCGAAGTGAGCGCCGGCCTCGGCCAGCATGGCCGCCACGTGAGGATGGCGACGGATCTCGAGGGCGCGCGCTCAGGTTTCGAGGGGCTGAGCCAGGAGGTCGAGGTTCTGCTTCGCCGATTTGGTAACCCGCTCGACACACCTCTCAACGTTGCGTTCTGTCCGATGGCCGTAGGAAGTGAGGGTGCTTCCTGGGTGCAGCGCGGGACGGAGATCGAGAACTCGTATTTCGGGGCCTCGATGCGCGACTGCGGAGAAATTCAGCACCAAGTGCCGGCCGGATCGTTTCTTTCTCCGCCCGCTGATTCGAGCGCGACCAGGCAGGCACCTGCGCCTGCTGGAGGGCACCAGCATTGA
- a CDS encoding multicopper oxidase family protein: MALWDWRSGAHQTPKSGSERTTASDAVRGVFETELSHAYPIASPAVTGTRRFELRAAPTEVQQFDGRMLSVWAYNGQVPGPVLRVRIGEEVEVQLKNDLPQPTTIHWHGVRVPNAMDGVPGVTQDPIAPGDAFTYRFVPKDAGTFWFHPHVRGAEQVERGLYGVLIVDDAETLPYSRDEVWVLDDWRLGPDGEIDPRFVTRHDLAHDGRWGQVVTVNGDASKRMTVHPGERIRLRLVNTSNGRVYRPDFGALSPKVIAVDGMYTARPLAIDGFDLAPGNRLDLEIQIPTDAAGQIVAVVDRFTRRPFTLATFEVIGDAAEPPSFAPPSNLQIPRWAGAMERPVDVTYVLNAQRGGEHGIQWTINGQPWGEHSVTQLAEGKWVRVRFQNDSARLHPMHIHGQFFKVIGRNGQAVDDPYFRDTVLLRGRETIDVGMVPLDWGRWMMHCHILEHADSGMMTEVQVGEGDTTPSRGEH; the protein is encoded by the coding sequence ATGGCATTGTGGGACTGGAGGAGCGGCGCACACCAGACACCGAAGTCGGGTAGTGAGCGGACGACAGCAAGTGATGCAGTCCGCGGCGTCTTCGAGACGGAGCTGTCGCATGCCTACCCGATCGCTTCGCCCGCTGTGACGGGTACCCGTCGCTTCGAGCTCCGGGCCGCGCCGACCGAGGTGCAGCAGTTCGACGGCAGGATGCTATCGGTCTGGGCGTACAACGGTCAGGTGCCGGGTCCGGTGCTGCGCGTCCGGATTGGCGAAGAGGTCGAGGTGCAGCTGAAGAACGACCTGCCCCAGCCGACAACGATCCACTGGCACGGGGTTCGGGTCCCAAACGCGATGGACGGTGTTCCGGGAGTCACGCAGGACCCGATCGCTCCCGGGGACGCGTTCACCTACCGGTTCGTCCCGAAAGACGCGGGCACGTTCTGGTTCCACCCTCACGTGCGGGGGGCCGAGCAGGTCGAGCGCGGGCTCTACGGCGTGCTCATCGTCGACGACGCCGAGACGCTGCCCTACAGCCGAGACGAGGTGTGGGTACTCGACGACTGGCGGCTCGGCCCCGATGGCGAGATCGATCCACGCTTCGTTACTCGGCACGACCTCGCGCACGACGGACGCTGGGGCCAGGTCGTCACAGTGAACGGCGACGCGTCGAAGCGCATGACGGTTCACCCCGGTGAGCGCATTCGCCTTCGGTTGGTGAACACCTCGAACGGCAGGGTCTATCGTCCGGACTTCGGGGCGTTGTCTCCCAAGGTCATCGCCGTCGATGGGATGTACACGGCGCGCCCCCTCGCCATCGACGGCTTCGACCTCGCTCCCGGCAATCGTCTCGACCTCGAGATTCAGATCCCGACTGACGCTGCTGGGCAGATTGTCGCGGTGGTCGACCGGTTCACCCGTCGCCCGTTCACGCTCGCGACCTTCGAGGTCATCGGAGATGCAGCCGAGCCCCCTTCGTTCGCGCCGCCATCGAACCTCCAAATACCGAGGTGGGCCGGCGCGATGGAGCGTCCGGTTGACGTCACCTACGTCCTCAATGCGCAGCGGGGCGGGGAGCACGGCATCCAGTGGACCATCAACGGACAGCCCTGGGGAGAGCACTCGGTGACCCAGCTCGCCGAGGGCAAGTGGGTGCGGGTTCGCTTTCAGAACGACTCCGCGCGCCTGCACCCGATGCACATCCACGGACAGTTCTTCAAGGTCATCGGCCGCAACGGACAGGCTGTCGACGACCCCTACTTTCGGGACACCGTGCTGCTACGGGGTCGCGAGACCATCGACGTCGGCATGGTGCCGCTCGACTGGGGCCGCTGGATGATGCACTGCCACATCCTCGAGCACGCCGACTCGGGGATGATGACCGAGGTGCAGGTCGGCGAGGGTGACACCACCCCGTCCCGGGGTGAACACTGA
- the purE gene encoding 5-(carboxyamino)imidazole ribonucleotide mutase: MPRSRPHPALSKKPLVGIIAGSPSDLELVQKAKQTLDRLKIPNELKVLSAHRTPDRVLAYVKKAPQRGIEVLIACAGMAAHLAGVVASHTFLPVIGVPLNSKQMGGLDALLSTVQMPPGIPVATVAVDGTTNAAFLAARILALKYPRINDELQKQLEEQRKLYNKS, encoded by the coding sequence ATGCCAAGGTCCCGTCCCCATCCAGCACTGTCTAAGAAGCCCCTTGTGGGCATCATCGCCGGCAGCCCCAGCGATTTAGAGCTGGTTCAAAAAGCCAAGCAAACGCTCGACCGGCTCAAGATCCCCAATGAGCTCAAGGTGCTCTCGGCACACCGCACGCCCGATCGGGTACTTGCTTATGTCAAAAAGGCACCGCAGCGCGGCATCGAGGTGTTGATTGCCTGCGCCGGAATGGCAGCACACTTGGCGGGCGTGGTGGCCAGCCATACGTTTTTGCCCGTCATTGGCGTGCCGTTAAACTCCAAGCAAATGGGTGGCCTCGATGCACTCCTCAGCACCGTGCAAATGCCTCCAGGCATTCCGGTCGCCACGGTCGCGGTAGATGGCACGACCAATGCGGCATTTTTGGCGGCGCGAATTTTGGCTTTGAAGTATCCGCGCATCAACGACGAACTCCAAAAACAACTCGAAGAACAACGCAAGCTTTACAACAAATCGTAG
- a CDS encoding TolC family protein, protein MLYLFATRAALIGLTACAAVALFGGCAGTYESAVRHDIDTVRARHDWPVDTSGSGTALSRTQADSLSTGVRAYVALALQNNPEIRAAFERWQASVHRISRARRLPEPTLGFGYFIQSVETRVGPQQARISLQQAFPWPTKLTAGADAASAQARSIQRRFEAQSLMIAQRVATAYWSLWQIRSTRSIHQQHLEVVRGLSESVRARISTGTAMLADLQQIDLTAARLEDNIRGMDEAERVAEAQLRAAIGVQGDLVVPTDQPPSDPASPSESREVLVAAAQDHPMITSLGFMAAAAESSARAEAADRYPSFTVGADWIITGDAVMPGVADSGKDAVIVGAGIRIPLWQGSYSDSIAAARADARAQRADQRALEDRASAELTTSLSNVEDAVRRVALYRGTLVPQAESAYDSVLGAYTVGRGTVAQALLAQRDLLELRIELDRARADYERAWARLEEITGREVRRASIAAEGESAPEATDE, encoded by the coding sequence ATGCTCTACCTGTTCGCCACGCGCGCGGCTCTGATCGGACTCACCGCTTGCGCGGCGGTGGCGCTGTTCGGTGGGTGCGCGGGCACCTACGAGTCCGCGGTCCGGCACGACATCGACACCGTGCGCGCCCGCCATGATTGGCCCGTCGATACCAGTGGCAGCGGAACTGCTCTCTCGCGAACTCAAGCCGACTCGCTTTCGACCGGGGTCCGGGCCTACGTTGCTCTGGCGCTGCAAAACAACCCCGAAATTCGCGCCGCGTTTGAGCGTTGGCAGGCCAGCGTGCACCGCATCTCCCGGGCCCGTCGGCTGCCAGAGCCCACGCTGGGGTTTGGCTACTTCATTCAGTCTGTCGAGACGCGGGTGGGTCCCCAGCAAGCCCGTATCAGTCTGCAACAAGCGTTTCCCTGGCCGACGAAGCTCACCGCTGGAGCCGATGCCGCCTCGGCACAAGCCCGCTCCATACAGCGGAGGTTTGAGGCCCAGTCGCTCATGATCGCGCAGCGGGTGGCGACCGCCTACTGGAGTCTCTGGCAGATCCGCAGCACCCGCTCGATTCACCAGCAACATCTCGAAGTCGTCCGTGGCCTCTCCGAGTCCGTGAGAGCTCGAATATCGACCGGTACCGCTATGTTGGCGGACCTTCAACAGATCGATCTCACGGCCGCTCGTCTGGAGGACAACATTCGGGGCATGGATGAAGCCGAGCGCGTCGCAGAAGCTCAACTGCGCGCAGCGATTGGCGTGCAGGGTGACCTTGTCGTCCCCACTGATCAGCCGCCCTCCGATCCGGCGTCGCCGAGTGAGAGCCGTGAGGTGCTGGTCGCCGCAGCGCAGGACCACCCGATGATCACGAGCCTCGGCTTTATGGCTGCAGCGGCGGAATCCTCCGCACGAGCAGAGGCTGCCGACCGCTACCCGAGCTTCACAGTGGGCGCAGACTGGATCATCACCGGCGACGCGGTGATGCCCGGCGTGGCCGACAGCGGCAAGGATGCGGTCATCGTCGGCGCAGGTATCCGGATCCCGCTCTGGCAGGGAAGCTACTCGGATAGCATTGCGGCTGCTCGCGCCGACGCCAGGGCCCAACGAGCGGACCAGCGAGCCCTCGAAGATCGAGCGTCCGCCGAGCTGACCACGTCACTCTCCAATGTGGAGGATGCCGTTCGACGTGTCGCCCTCTACCGAGGAACGCTCGTTCCTCAAGCGGAGTCAGCCTACGACTCGGTGCTCGGCGCATACACGGTAGGTCGTGGAACCGTTGCTCAGGCACTTCTTGCGCAACGTGATCTGCTGGAGTTGCGCATCGAACTCGACCGTGCACGCGCCGACTACGAACGGGCGTGGGCACGCCTCGAGGAAATAACGGGCCGCGAGGTCAGACGCGCGTCCATCGCCGCTGAAGGCGAAAGCGCCCCAGAAGCTACCGATGAGTGA
- a CDS encoding cupredoxin domain-containing protein, translating to MKVAAGILTTALIAASGCNSTKAESSVQTDPAETATSARAGERVTVTVTGQGYEPSSIDAAAGAPLTLVFKRISDQGCGHEVVFPDRNIRRELPLNEEVEITLTPAADEHIAFTCGMGMLRGSIVATR from the coding sequence ATGAAAGTGGCTGCCGGCATCCTCACTACCGCCCTCATTGCTGCCTCTGGATGCAATTCCACTAAGGCGGAGAGTTCAGTTCAGACCGACCCGGCGGAGACCGCGACCAGCGCACGCGCCGGTGAACGCGTAACCGTGACGGTCACGGGCCAGGGATACGAGCCCAGCTCGATCGATGCCGCCGCGGGTGCGCCCCTCACGTTGGTATTCAAACGGATCAGCGACCAGGGATGCGGACACGAAGTGGTGTTTCCCGATCGGAACATCCGTCGGGAGCTGCCACTCAATGAGGAGGTCGAGATCACGCTGACTCCAGCCGCAGATGAACACATTGCTTTCACCTGCGGCATGGGCATGCTCCGCGGCAGCATCGTGGCAACTCGGTAG
- a CDS encoding DUF2231 domain-containing protein — protein MEQLFPGLTAAPHLHPVVVHFPIAFWVAATGAWLLAVTRKRDDAWRFGLWLHLLGVLGAAVAVAFGFWATEKMGHDSPGHDLVHVHRDIMLWATGLALTVTALGWWKRTAKLRAPLTALSVVLVGLLTVGADRGAELVFRYGMGVAHETPPESTHTHSHDDDHGEAHEHSGPQQAAPQGHVAVPHAEPEAHHSADAGQDVAAPLAEPSDSVREPAKARPRPAQHPHDHDHSTHKH, from the coding sequence ATGGAACAGTTGTTTCCTGGGCTGACTGCGGCGCCCCACCTGCATCCCGTGGTGGTGCACTTTCCCATCGCCTTTTGGGTCGCGGCCACGGGGGCGTGGCTGCTCGCGGTGACACGCAAGCGAGACGATGCGTGGCGCTTCGGCCTGTGGCTCCACCTCCTCGGGGTGCTCGGAGCCGCCGTGGCCGTGGCCTTTGGCTTCTGGGCAACCGAGAAGATGGGGCACGACAGCCCGGGGCACGATCTCGTCCATGTGCACCGCGACATCATGTTGTGGGCAACGGGGCTCGCGCTCACTGTCACGGCCCTGGGCTGGTGGAAGCGCACCGCGAAGCTGCGTGCTCCACTCACCGCGTTGTCCGTGGTGCTGGTCGGCCTCCTCACCGTTGGAGCAGATCGCGGAGCCGAGCTCGTGTTCCGGTACGGGATGGGCGTCGCGCATGAGACGCCGCCCGAATCAACACATACCCACTCGCACGACGACGACCACGGAGAGGCTCACGAGCATTCAGGTCCGCAGCAAGCGGCTCCCCAGGGACATGTAGCCGTCCCGCACGCGGAGCCTGAAGCGCACCACTCGGCCGACGCCGGGCAAGACGTCGCGGCGCCGCTGGCAGAACCATCGGATTCCGTTCGAGAGCCGGCTAAGGCACGACCGCGACCGGCTCAGCATCCGCACGACCATGACCACTCGACCCATAAACACTGA
- a CDS encoding efflux RND transporter permease subunit, whose product MLIGGGIYVSPFAWQSGPLPRDPVPVDAIPDIGENQQIVFTEWPGRSPRDVEDQITYPLTTALLGIPGVRTVRSSSAFGFSTIYVIFNDNVEFYWSRSRVLEKLASLPPGTVPDGVTPTLGPDATALGQIFWYTLEGQDPQGNVVGGWDPDELRSIQDWTVRYALQSVEGVSEVASIGGFVREYQVDVDPEAMRAHGVSLAQVANAVRNSNLDVGARTLEVNSVEYLVRGLGFVKDLSDLEATVVVARENTPIRVRDVGRVSLGPALRRGALDDEGAPAVGGVVVARYMENPLAVIDAVKSKIEQIQAGLPRRTLEDGTTSQVTIVPFYDRTTLIHETLGTLSTALFQEILITIIVVLIMLRNLRSSMLISAMLPLGVLGAFVVMKVTGVDANIMALGGIAIAIGTMVDIGIVFVENMNQHLEDAAPGDDRAAVVRRAAAEVAPAVMTSVLTTVVSFLPVFGLSSTELRLFAPLAFTKTFAMSGALVLALLVLPGAALIVFRRRPQAPRTTAQGWRKLAVSLFRAEHIRDWIFFGLGLALLKYSLLGGLLVAALGGYRLVRPLLSPVTNKRMTTGENILAVVAVTLLLAEDWLPLGHGKGLVPNVLFVGALIAGVMVTFRLFESSYPTILRAILRRKLLFLLLPFSIFLFGTTAWLGFDRVFGFLPQSVRVSRPVAAVAHAFPGFGREYMPPFDEGSYLYMPTTMPHASIGEVLGMLSEMDAAIAQIPEVDRVVGKLGRADSALDPAPLSMIETVITYKPEYRVAEDGSRERLWRDHIRSPRDIWTEIVRVAERPGVTSAPTLMPINARIVMLQSGMRAPMGIKVHGPSLEAIEAFGLRLEEILKTVPSVRTETVFADRVVGKPYIEIDLNREAIGRYGLTIVDVQHVLQVALGGMTLTRTVEGRERYPVRVRYMREERDSLEALERIFVPTPGGQQIPITQLADIQYVRGPQMIKSEDTFLTSYVLFDRQPNIAEVETVEQARAVIQGQIDSGELQVPAGVSFEFSGSYENQVRSEKRLMVLIPVALALVFILLYLQFHRVATSAIIYSGVAVAVSGGFTLLWLYGQPWFLDFEVLDTSMRDLFQVGTVNMSVAVWIGFIALVGVATDDGVVLSTYLKQRFEQAPPRTIEEVRERTLEAGTRRVRPCLMTTATTILALLPVITSQGRGSDIMVPMALPSVGGMAIELITLFVVPVLYCAFEERKLKVRGREPQTLIPQGDA is encoded by the coding sequence ATGCTGATCGGCGGCGGGATCTATGTTTCACCATTTGCATGGCAGAGTGGACCACTTCCAAGAGATCCGGTCCCAGTCGATGCCATTCCAGACATCGGCGAGAACCAGCAGATCGTCTTCACAGAATGGCCCGGGAGATCCCCGCGCGACGTCGAAGATCAGATCACCTATCCGCTGACCACCGCCCTGCTGGGCATTCCCGGAGTTCGCACCGTCAGGAGCTCTTCGGCGTTTGGCTTCTCCACGATCTACGTCATCTTCAACGACAACGTCGAATTCTACTGGTCTCGATCGCGGGTGCTAGAGAAGCTCGCCTCGCTTCCACCGGGTACCGTTCCTGATGGAGTCACGCCCACCCTGGGACCCGACGCGACCGCCCTGGGGCAGATTTTCTGGTACACGCTCGAGGGACAAGATCCGCAAGGAAACGTCGTTGGGGGGTGGGACCCAGACGAGCTGCGGAGTATTCAGGATTGGACCGTTCGCTACGCGCTGCAGTCAGTAGAGGGCGTAAGCGAGGTTGCATCGATAGGCGGATTCGTCCGTGAGTATCAAGTCGACGTGGACCCCGAGGCGATGCGGGCTCACGGAGTGAGCCTTGCCCAGGTCGCAAACGCCGTGCGCAACTCAAACCTCGATGTCGGCGCTCGAACGCTGGAGGTCAACAGCGTCGAGTACCTCGTACGAGGGCTAGGGTTCGTCAAGGACCTGTCCGATCTCGAAGCCACCGTGGTCGTCGCTAGAGAGAACACACCGATTCGTGTGCGCGACGTGGGCCGCGTCTCGCTCGGCCCCGCACTGCGTCGCGGGGCACTGGATGACGAAGGAGCTCCGGCCGTGGGCGGCGTCGTGGTGGCCCGCTACATGGAGAATCCGCTCGCCGTCATCGACGCTGTGAAGTCAAAGATCGAACAGATCCAGGCCGGTCTACCCAGGCGCACCTTGGAAGACGGAACCACCAGCCAGGTCACGATCGTACCGTTCTACGACCGCACGACGCTCATCCACGAAACGCTGGGAACCCTGTCGACAGCACTGTTTCAAGAGATCCTGATCACCATCATCGTCGTGCTCATCATGCTTCGCAACCTGCGAAGCTCGATGCTGATCTCCGCCATGTTGCCCTTGGGGGTCTTGGGTGCATTCGTGGTGATGAAGGTGACGGGGGTAGACGCCAATATCATGGCGCTCGGCGGGATCGCCATCGCCATCGGAACCATGGTGGACATCGGGATCGTGTTCGTGGAGAACATGAACCAGCACCTTGAAGATGCCGCACCGGGGGATGATCGCGCGGCTGTGGTGCGTAGGGCTGCAGCCGAAGTCGCGCCGGCGGTCATGACCTCGGTACTCACCACGGTCGTGAGCTTCCTGCCGGTCTTCGGTTTGTCATCGACTGAGCTGCGACTCTTTGCGCCGCTTGCGTTCACCAAGACGTTCGCGATGAGCGGCGCGCTTGTTCTCGCGTTGCTCGTGCTCCCTGGCGCGGCCCTGATCGTTTTCCGACGCAGGCCGCAGGCACCTCGCACCACCGCCCAGGGATGGAGGAAGCTCGCCGTCTCTCTGTTTCGTGCGGAACACATCCGCGACTGGATATTTTTCGGGCTTGGCTTGGCGTTGCTCAAGTACAGCCTTCTTGGAGGCCTGCTGGTCGCGGCGCTCGGCGGGTATCGTCTGGTGCGCCCGCTTCTGTCTCCCGTGACCAACAAGCGGATGACAACCGGCGAGAACATCCTCGCCGTGGTGGCAGTCACCCTGCTGCTCGCCGAGGATTGGCTGCCGCTCGGACACGGCAAGGGGCTGGTACCGAATGTTCTTTTCGTTGGCGCTTTGATTGCCGGCGTGATGGTCACGTTTCGGCTGTTTGAGTCGAGCTACCCCACCATCCTTCGCGCGATCCTGCGCCGAAAGCTCCTCTTTCTTCTCCTGCCGTTTTCGATCTTCCTGTTCGGTACAACGGCGTGGTTGGGCTTCGATCGCGTGTTCGGCTTCCTGCCTCAGTCTGTTCGCGTAAGCCGGCCGGTGGCCGCCGTTGCTCACGCCTTTCCCGGCTTCGGACGAGAGTACATGCCCCCATTTGACGAGGGGTCCTATCTCTACATGCCAACCACGATGCCGCATGCGTCCATCGGAGAGGTGCTCGGCATGCTCTCGGAGATGGATGCCGCCATTGCACAGATCCCAGAAGTAGACCGGGTCGTTGGAAAGCTAGGTCGCGCCGACAGCGCGCTCGATCCGGCGCCGCTCTCGATGATTGAAACCGTCATCACTTACAAGCCGGAGTACAGGGTGGCAGAGGACGGTAGCCGAGAGCGCCTATGGCGCGACCACATTCGCTCTCCGCGAGACATATGGACCGAAATCGTGCGCGTTGCTGAGCGTCCAGGGGTCACGAGTGCACCGACGCTGATGCCGATCAACGCGCGAATCGTGATGCTGCAGAGCGGCATGCGGGCACCAATGGGCATCAAAGTGCACGGTCCCAGTCTTGAGGCAATTGAAGCGTTTGGTCTGCGGCTCGAAGAGATCCTGAAGACCGTGCCTTCGGTTCGAACAGAAACTGTGTTTGCGGACCGGGTGGTTGGAAAGCCCTACATCGAAATCGACCTCAATCGCGAGGCCATCGGCCGGTACGGACTCACGATAGTCGATGTCCAGCACGTGCTTCAGGTGGCCCTCGGGGGGATGACGTTGACGCGGACCGTGGAAGGTCGCGAGCGCTATCCGGTCCGCGTGCGCTACATGCGAGAGGAACGCGACAGCCTAGAAGCGCTCGAGCGCATCTTCGTACCGACGCCGGGTGGGCAGCAGATTCCAATCACGCAGCTGGCTGACATCCAGTACGTGCGTGGCCCCCAGATGATCAAATCCGAGGATACGTTCCTCACCAGCTACGTCCTGTTCGACCGTCAGCCGAACATCGCGGAGGTCGAAACCGTCGAGCAAGCCCGAGCGGTCATCCAGGGGCAGATCGATAGTGGCGAGCTTCAAGTACCTGCCGGCGTCAGCTTCGAGTTTTCGGGCTCCTACGAAAACCAAGTCCGAAGCGAGAAAAGGCTCATGGTCCTCATCCCCGTGGCTTTGGCGCTCGTATTCATCCTGCTCTACCTCCAGTTTCATCGGGTGGCGACAAGCGCGATCATCTACTCGGGCGTAGCAGTGGCGGTATCGGGCGGGTTCACGCTGCTTTGGCTCTATGGGCAACCTTGGTTTCTGGACTTCGAGGTGCTGGACACTTCGATGCGAGACTTGTTCCAAGTCGGCACGGTCAACATGTCGGTGGCCGTCTGGATCGGCTTCATCGCCTTGGTGGGCGTCGCTACGGACGATGGCGTGGTGCTGTCGACTTACTTGAAGCAGCGCTTCGAGCAGGCGCCGCCCAGGACCATTGAAGAGGTACGCGAGCGGACGCTCGAGGCGGGAACGCGCCGCGTTCGCCCTTGTCTAATGACCACCGCGACGACGATCCTTGCCCTGCTTCCCGTCATCACCTCGCAGGGCCGAGGCTCCGACATCATGGTGCCGATGGCCCTCCCGTCGGTGGGCGGAATGGCCATCGAGCTCATCACGCTGTTCGTGGTGCCCGTGCTCTACTGCGCATTCGAAGAGCGCAAGCTGAAGGTACGAGGCCGAGAACCGCAGACTCTCATTCCTCAAGGTGATGCCTAA